Proteins encoded by one window of Companilactobacillus ginsenosidimutans:
- the rpoC gene encoding DNA-directed RNA polymerase subunit beta' encodes MIDVNKFESMQIGLASPDKIRSWSYGEVKKPETINYRTLKPEKDGLFDERIFGPTKDWECACGKYKRIRYKGIVCDRCGVEVTRSKVRRERMAHIELAAPVTHIWYFKGIPSRMGLVLDMSPRNLEEVIYFASYVVIDPGEGTDLETKQLLTESEYRKKREEFGNKFVAKMGAEGIRELLSQVDMAAEVKDLREVLHTAQGQKRTRAIRRLDILSAFQKSGNKPEWMVMDAIPVIPPDLRPMVQLEGGRFATSDLNDLYRRVINRNNRLKRLLDLNAPNIIVQNEKRMLQEAVDALIDNGRRGRPVTGPGNRPLKSLSHMLKGKQGRFRQNLLGKRVDYSGRSVIDVGPTLKFYQCGLPREMALELFKPFVMHELVKREIASNVKNARRKIDRQDDDIWDVLEDVIKERPVLLNRAPTLHRLGIQAFEPVLVDGKSIRLHPLACEAYNADFDGDQMAVHVPLSDEAQAEARMLMLAAHHILAPKDGKPIVTPSQDVVLGNYYLTIETRHMAGEGKIFKDLNEIKIALLNGDVHYHTRIGISVESMPKKPFKEDQRNKIMITSVGKAIFNEILPEDFPYLNEPTDDNLINGVPDKYFLGKGENIEDRLDEMELIDPLKSGYLSDIIAQIFKVYRVQRTSELLDDMKELGYTICTYSGLTVGVTDVPNLTEKPQIIDKAHKQVASISKQFRRGLITDEERHDRVISVWNETKDDIQQRLIDSFDPTNPINLMSDSGARGNISNFTQLAGMRGLMAAPNGGMMEIPVISNFREGLSVLEMFMSTHGARKGMTDTALKTANSGYLTRRLVDVAQDVIVREEDCGTDRGLEVSSIVEGTDMIEPLYDRLVGRYTQKTVKDPATGDVIVPRGVMMDEDMAQKIVDAGVETVTIRSAFTCNTKHGVCKKCYGRNLATGEEVEIGEAVGTVAAQSIGEPGTQLTMRNFHTGGVAGGDDITQGLPRVQEIVEARNPKGLAIISEVDGTITAIDENPAEHTKEITVEGNIDNRTYSVPYTSSVAVAEGDVITRGSKLTQGSIDPKELIKITNVQTTENYLLAEVQKVYRMQGVDISDKHFEVMIRQMLRKVRVLDPGDTDVLPGELMDISQFTDHNRDTLIKGGIPATGRPVLLGITKASLETNSFLSAASFQETTRVLTDASIRGKNDPLLGLKENVIIGKLIPAGTGMAKYNHMEPKKTGPMAANSLNGAYTISDIEEQMKAEDAKKQEERNK; translated from the coding sequence TTGATAGACGTTAATAAATTCGAAAGTATGCAAATTGGTTTGGCTTCTCCAGATAAGATCCGTAGTTGGTCTTATGGTGAAGTTAAGAAACCCGAAACAATCAACTACCGTACTTTGAAACCAGAAAAAGATGGTCTATTCGATGAAAGAATTTTTGGACCAACTAAAGACTGGGAATGTGCCTGTGGTAAGTACAAACGTATCCGTTATAAGGGTATTGTTTGTGATCGCTGTGGTGTTGAAGTTACACGTTCAAAAGTTCGTCGTGAACGCATGGCTCATATCGAATTAGCAGCTCCAGTTACACATATCTGGTACTTCAAGGGAATTCCATCACGTATGGGACTCGTTTTGGACATGAGCCCAAGAAACCTTGAAGAAGTTATTTACTTTGCTTCATACGTAGTTATTGATCCAGGTGAAGGTACAGACCTAGAAACAAAACAACTACTTACAGAATCTGAATACCGTAAGAAGCGAGAAGAATTTGGTAACAAGTTTGTTGCTAAAATGGGTGCTGAAGGTATTAGAGAATTGCTCAGCCAAGTTGATATGGCTGCAGAAGTTAAAGACTTACGTGAAGTTCTACATACTGCACAAGGTCAAAAACGTACACGTGCTATCAGACGTTTGGATATTTTAAGTGCTTTCCAAAAATCTGGTAACAAACCAGAATGGATGGTAATGGATGCTATTCCCGTTATCCCACCTGATTTACGACCAATGGTTCAACTTGAAGGTGGACGTTTTGCCACATCTGACTTGAACGATTTATACCGTCGTGTAATTAACCGTAACAACCGTTTGAAGAGATTGTTGGACTTAAATGCTCCTAACATCATCGTTCAAAATGAAAAGAGAATGTTGCAAGAGGCTGTTGATGCCTTGATCGATAATGGTCGTCGTGGCCGTCCAGTTACTGGACCAGGTAACAGACCATTGAAGTCACTTTCACATATGCTTAAAGGTAAGCAAGGACGTTTCCGTCAAAACTTACTTGGTAAACGTGTTGACTACTCAGGTCGTTCAGTTATCGATGTTGGTCCTACATTGAAGTTCTATCAATGTGGACTTCCTCGTGAAATGGCTTTGGAATTATTCAAGCCTTTCGTAATGCATGAATTAGTTAAACGTGAGATTGCATCAAACGTTAAAAATGCTAGAAGAAAAATTGATCGTCAAGATGACGACATTTGGGATGTTCTTGAAGATGTAATTAAAGAACGTCCAGTATTACTTAACCGTGCACCTACACTTCACAGACTTGGTATCCAAGCCTTTGAACCTGTATTGGTTGATGGTAAGTCAATTCGTCTTCACCCACTTGCTTGTGAAGCTTATAATGCCGATTTTGATGGTGATCAGATGGCTGTCCATGTGCCACTATCAGACGAAGCTCAAGCTGAAGCACGTATGTTGATGCTAGCTGCTCACCATATTCTTGCTCCTAAAGATGGTAAACCTATCGTTACACCATCACAGGATGTTGTTTTGGGTAACTACTACTTAACAATTGAAACAAGACATATGGCTGGTGAAGGTAAGATCTTTAAGGATCTTAACGAAATTAAAATTGCTTTGTTAAATGGTGATGTTCATTACCATACAAGAATTGGTATTTCTGTTGAATCAATGCCAAAGAAACCTTTCAAAGAAGATCAACGTAACAAGATTATGATTACCAGTGTTGGTAAGGCAATCTTTAACGAAATTCTTCCAGAAGATTTCCCATACTTAAACGAACCTACTGATGACAACCTTATCAATGGTGTTCCCGATAAGTACTTCTTAGGTAAGGGTGAAAACATTGAAGACCGTTTGGACGAAATGGAACTTATCGATCCACTTAAGAGTGGTTATTTAAGTGATATCATCGCTCAAATCTTCAAAGTTTACCGTGTTCAAAGAACATCAGAACTGCTTGATGATATGAAGGAATTAGGTTACACAATCTGTACTTATTCTGGATTAACTGTTGGTGTTACTGATGTTCCTAATTTAACTGAAAAACCACAAATCATCGATAAGGCCCACAAACAAGTTGCTTCAATTTCTAAGCAATTCCGTCGTGGTTTGATTACTGATGAAGAACGACACGATCGTGTTATTAGTGTTTGGAACGAAACTAAGGATGATATTCAACAAAGATTGATTGATTCCTTCGATCCAACAAATCCTATTAACTTGATGTCTGACTCTGGTGCCCGTGGTAATATCTCAAACTTTACACAGCTTGCAGGTATGCGTGGACTTATGGCTGCTCCTAATGGTGGTATGATGGAAATCCCTGTTATTTCTAACTTCCGTGAAGGCCTATCTGTTTTGGAAATGTTCATGTCAACTCACGGTGCCCGTAAAGGTATGACTGATACTGCGTTGAAGACAGCTAACTCAGGTTACTTGACTCGTCGTCTAGTTGATGTTGCACAAGATGTTATTGTCCGTGAAGAAGATTGTGGTACTGATCGTGGTCTAGAAGTCAGCTCAATTGTTGAAGGTACAGACATGATCGAACCATTGTATGACCGTCTAGTTGGTCGTTATACTCAAAAGACAGTTAAAGATCCTGCTACAGGTGACGTAATTGTTCCTCGTGGTGTAATGATGGATGAGGATATGGCTCAAAAGATTGTTGACGCTGGTGTTGAAACAGTTACAATTCGTTCAGCATTTACATGTAACACAAAACATGGTGTATGTAAGAAGTGTTACGGTCGTAACCTTGCTACTGGTGAAGAAGTTGAAATTGGTGAAGCAGTTGGTACTGTTGCTGCTCAATCAATCGGTGAACCCGGTACACAACTAACAATGCGTAACTTCCATACTGGTGGTGTTGCTGGTGGTGACGATATTACACAAGGACTTCCTCGTGTTCAAGAAATCGTTGAAGCTAGAAACCCCAAAGGTCTTGCAATTATTTCTGAGGTTGATGGTACTATTACAGCAATCGACGAAAACCCTGCAGAACATACAAAGGAAATTACTGTTGAAGGTAATATCGATAACAGAACTTACAGTGTTCCTTATACATCAAGTGTTGCCGTTGCCGAAGGTGACGTCATTACACGTGGTAGTAAGTTAACACAAGGTTCAATCGATCCTAAGGAATTAATCAAGATTACAAACGTTCAAACAACAGAAAACTATCTACTTGCTGAAGTTCAAAAAGTTTACCGTATGCAAGGTGTTGATATTTCTGATAAGCATTTCGAGGTTATGATCAGACAAATGCTTCGTAAAGTACGTGTTCTTGATCCAGGTGATACAGATGTATTACCAGGTGAATTAATGGATATTTCACAATTCACAGATCACAACCGTGATACTTTGATTAAAGGTGGAATTCCAGCAACAGGTCGTCCTGTATTGCTTGGTATTACTAAAGCCTCACTTGAAACAAACAGTTTCTTGTCAGCTGCATCATTCCAGGAAACAACAAGAGTTCTTACTGACGCTTCAATTCGTGGTAAGAATGATCCACTTCTTGGACTTAAAGAGAATGTTATTATTGGTAAACTTATTCCTGCCGGTACTGGTATGGCTAAGTATAACCACATGGAACCTAAGAAAACTGGTCCTATGGCTGCAAACTCTTTAAATGGGGCTTACACAATTTCTGACATCGAAGAGCAAATGAAAGCTGAAGATGCCAAAAAACAAGAGGAACGTAATAAGTAA
- a CDS encoding alpha/beta hydrolase, giving the protein MFQKKTLNYQDNNFDLDTYFLDPISDFDQEIKDPLAIIIPGGAFKFHSDREAQPIAMNFAAAGVHSVVFHYQLLKDDKSVFPLALQELATTLNWIKTQASSHQIDLDKILLVGFSAGGNIIANFNSLMTNKDTQRKIFPDDIEVMPYANIMGYSVVDMTIGWPPTMDDVKKISPDDKFWKPEESLTESGRPTFMWQTITDQTVPVKNSLLYANKMEELNIPFELHLFSSGPHGMSLATYQVQKPGGDHYLNHQASKWWELCLNWLKQINVLPTN; this is encoded by the coding sequence ATGTTTCAAAAAAAGACCTTGAATTATCAAGATAATAACTTTGATTTAGATACATACTTTTTGGATCCAATTAGTGATTTTGATCAAGAAATAAAAGATCCGCTCGCAATCATTATTCCGGGTGGTGCCTTCAAATTTCACTCTGATCGTGAAGCTCAACCGATTGCTATGAATTTTGCAGCGGCGGGCGTTCATTCAGTGGTTTTTCACTATCAGTTGTTAAAAGATGATAAATCGGTCTTTCCACTAGCATTACAAGAATTGGCCACAACATTAAACTGGATAAAAACTCAAGCATCATCACATCAAATTGATTTGGACAAAATATTATTGGTAGGATTTTCAGCTGGTGGAAATATTATTGCCAACTTCAATTCTTTGATGACAAATAAAGATACGCAAAGAAAGATTTTTCCAGATGATATTGAAGTGATGCCTTATGCCAATATAATGGGGTATTCCGTGGTCGATATGACAATTGGTTGGCCACCTACAATGGATGATGTTAAAAAAATTAGTCCCGATGATAAATTTTGGAAGCCGGAGGAAAGTTTAACTGAGTCAGGAAGGCCAACATTTATGTGGCAAACAATTACTGATCAAACAGTACCGGTAAAGAATTCGCTACTCTATGCTAATAAAATGGAAGAGTTGAATATTCCGTTTGAATTGCATCTATTCTCAAGTGGCCCTCATGGCATGTCATTAGCCACCTATCAAGTTCAAAAACCAGGTGGGGACCATTACTTGAATCACCAAGCATCAAAGTGGTGGGAACTATGCCTTAACTGGTTGAAACAAATTAATGTTTTACCAACTAATTAA
- a CDS encoding A24 family peptidase codes for MMEIILYSILFFTGASIVSFLTVMAYEIPNSNVFCLRRSCCDNCKRQLSWNHTIPILGYLMTFGKCIWCHYKIPILYPVSELLGGLFLLAILPLEKDIYFVIPIFVMLILFSFMDIFHGYILPVYYLLVVPCFLLHTHTLFVIAGLAVWGTLYLLEYFGFGIGLGDVEVITLLTFLLGFEKILLIVILACLLCLLTFLLKKKRSFRFIPYLTISTGLIYLIF; via the coding sequence ATGATGGAAATAATTTTATATTCGATACTATTTTTTACTGGAGCAAGTATAGTTTCATTCTTGACAGTTATGGCTTATGAAATCCCCAACAGCAACGTGTTTTGTCTAAGACGTTCTTGTTGTGACAACTGTAAAAGGCAACTATCGTGGAATCACACTATTCCTATTCTAGGCTATTTAATGACATTTGGTAAGTGCATTTGGTGTCATTATAAAATTCCGATCTTATATCCAGTCAGTGAGCTACTTGGTGGGCTATTTTTATTAGCAATTCTCCCGCTTGAGAAAGATATATACTTCGTCATACCAATATTTGTTATGTTGATACTTTTTTCATTCATGGATATTTTCCATGGATATATCTTGCCAGTTTATTACTTGCTTGTAGTACCTTGCTTTTTACTCCACACTCATACACTATTCGTCATTGCTGGACTGGCAGTTTGGGGAACGCTCTACCTACTTGAATATTTTGGGTTCGGAATTGGACTTGGAGATGTTGAAGTCATTACCTTGCTAACATTCCTACTTGGATTTGAAAAAATTTTGTTAATCGTTATTTTAGCTTGTTTATTGTGTCTTCTAACCTTCTTACTAAAGAAAAAAAGATCATTTAGATTCATCCCTTATCTTACAATCTCGACAGGACTCATCTATTTGATCTTTTAA
- a CDS encoding DNA-directed RNA polymerase subunit beta, whose amino-acid sequence MTFHNVNYGAHRVRRSYAKIKEVLPLPNLIDIQKNSYNWFLDEGLKDMFDDVMPIDDFAGNLSLEYVDYKLLEEKYTVEEARQHDANYSAPLHVTLKLTNHETGEIKTQDVFFGDFPIMTDQGTFIINGAERVIVSQLVRSPGIYYNADTDKNGRETFGTTVIPNRGAWLEYETDAKGLGYVRIDRTRKLLISELVRALGFGSDAEILDIFGENDTLNRTLEKDVHKDTSDSRVEEALNDIYERLRPGEPKTADSSRSLLYARFFDPRRYDLAAVGRYKINKKLNLKTRLLNQTLAETLADPDTGEVVLAKDTVIDRDAMSKLSPYLDRDDFKTTTVQPSDEGAQTDPVTLQIIKVYSQEDNEKVVNIIGNGHIDEHNRTIQVADILAGLNYFLNLKEGIGSTDDIDHLGNRRIRSVGELLQNQFRIGLSRMERVVRERMSIQDSSTVTPQQLINIRPVVASIKEFFGSSQLSQFMDQTNPLGELEHKRRLSALGPGGLTRDRAGYEVRDVHYTHYGRMCPIETPEGPNIGLINNLASYAIVNKYGFIETPYRRVSWDTHKVTDKIDYLTADEEDNYIVAQANTHLTDDGSFAEDTILARHQDDNIETTAEKVDYMDVSPRQVVSVATACIPFLENDDSNRALMGANMQRQAVPLINPHAPLVGTSMEYIAAHDSGAALLADHAGTIQYVDAKKITIERSDDGTIDEYKVTKFRRSNNGKSYNQRPIVRKGEEVKAGDIIADGPAMEGGELALGQNPLIAFMTWNMYNYEDAIVLSEKLVREDAYTSIHIEEYESEARDTKLGPEEITREIPNVGEESLKDLDEFGVIRIGAEVRDGDILVGKVTPKGVTELSAEERLLHAIFGEKAREVRDTSLRVPHGGGGIIQDVKVFTREAGDELNPGVNMMVRVYIAQKRKIQVGDKMSGRHGNKGTVSIVVPQEDMPYMPDGTPVDILLNPMGVPSRMNIGQVLDLHLGMAARKLGIHVATPVFDGVSDDELWDIVKEADMDSDAKSILYDGRTGEPFKNRVAVGVMYYMKLAHMVDDKLHARSIGPYSLVTQQPLGGKAQFGGQRFGEMEVWALEAYGAAYTLQEILTYKSDDIVGRVKTYEAIVKGESIPKPGVPESFRVLVKELQALGLDMKVLDSSKKEIELRDMDDDDDTVSIDALSKFAKQQEQKRAEEEAKKLEAEDNQSSVQTNNSTSTKSE is encoded by the coding sequence TTGACTTTTCATAACGTAAATTATGGTGCACACCGTGTTCGTCGTAGTTATGCCAAGATCAAGGAAGTACTTCCACTACCAAATCTAATTGACATTCAAAAAAACTCATATAACTGGTTCTTAGACGAAGGTCTAAAAGATATGTTTGATGATGTTATGCCAATCGATGATTTTGCTGGAAACCTTTCTTTGGAATATGTTGACTACAAGCTTTTAGAAGAGAAATACACTGTTGAAGAAGCTAGACAACATGATGCCAACTACTCAGCTCCATTACATGTTACCTTGAAATTGACTAACCATGAAACTGGTGAAATCAAGACTCAAGACGTGTTCTTTGGTGATTTCCCAATAATGACAGACCAAGGTACTTTCATTATTAATGGTGCTGAACGTGTTATCGTTTCTCAATTAGTTCGTTCTCCTGGTATCTACTATAATGCTGATACTGATAAGAACGGCCGTGAGACATTTGGTACAACTGTTATCCCTAACCGTGGTGCTTGGTTGGAATATGAAACAGATGCTAAAGGTCTTGGTTATGTAAGAATCGATAGAACAAGAAAACTTTTGATTTCAGAACTAGTGCGTGCACTTGGTTTTGGTTCAGATGCTGAAATTCTTGATATCTTCGGTGAAAATGACACATTGAACCGTACTCTTGAAAAAGATGTACATAAAGATACTTCTGATTCACGTGTTGAAGAAGCCTTGAATGACATCTATGAAAGATTACGTCCTGGTGAACCTAAGACTGCTGATAGTTCTCGTTCATTGCTCTATGCTAGATTCTTTGACCCACGTAGATACGATTTAGCTGCTGTTGGTCGTTACAAGATCAATAAGAAGTTAAATCTTAAAACACGTTTGTTGAATCAAACATTGGCTGAAACATTAGCTGATCCTGATACAGGTGAAGTTGTTTTGGCTAAAGATACAGTTATCGACCGTGATGCTATGAGCAAATTGAGCCCATATCTTGACCGCGACGATTTCAAGACAACTACTGTTCAACCATCTGATGAGGGTGCACAAACAGATCCTGTTACTCTACAAATCATCAAAGTTTATTCACAAGAAGATAACGAAAAGGTTGTTAATATTATCGGTAACGGTCATATTGATGAACACAACCGTACAATTCAAGTTGCTGATATCTTAGCTGGACTTAATTACTTCTTGAACCTTAAAGAGGGAATTGGTTCAACAGATGATATTGATCACTTGGGTAACCGTCGTATTCGTTCAGTCGGTGAATTACTTCAAAACCAATTCCGTATTGGTTTATCACGTATGGAACGTGTTGTACGTGAAAGAATGTCAATTCAAGACTCATCAACTGTTACACCTCAACAATTGATCAACATTAGACCAGTTGTTGCCTCAATCAAGGAATTCTTTGGTTCATCACAACTATCACAGTTCATGGATCAGACTAATCCACTTGGTGAGCTAGAACACAAGCGTCGTCTATCAGCTCTTGGACCTGGTGGTTTGACTCGTGATCGTGCCGGATATGAAGTTCGTGATGTTCACTATACTCACTATGGCCGTATGTGTCCTATTGAAACTCCTGAAGGTCCTAATATCGGACTTATTAACAACTTGGCCAGTTACGCTATTGTTAATAAATATGGTTTCATCGAAACACCATATCGTCGTGTTTCATGGGATACTCACAAAGTTACTGATAAGATCGATTACTTAACAGCTGACGAAGAAGATAACTACATCGTTGCTCAGGCTAATACTCATTTAACTGACGATGGATCATTTGCTGAAGATACAATTTTGGCTCGTCATCAAGATGACAATATCGAAACAACAGCCGAAAAGGTCGATTACATGGATGTTTCACCTAGACAAGTTGTCTCTGTTGCTACTGCATGTATTCCTTTCTTGGAAAATGATGATTCAAACCGTGCCTTAATGGGTGCCAACATGCAACGTCAAGCTGTTCCTTTAATTAATCCACACGCACCACTTGTTGGTACAAGTATGGAATATATTGCTGCTCACGATTCTGGTGCTGCCTTGCTTGCTGATCACGCCGGAACTATTCAATATGTTGATGCTAAGAAGATCACTATTGAACGCAGTGATGATGGAACAATTGATGAATATAAAGTAACAAAATTCCGTCGTTCAAATAATGGTAAGAGTTACAACCAAAGACCTATCGTTCGTAAGGGTGAAGAAGTTAAGGCTGGCGACATTATTGCTGATGGTCCTGCCATGGAAGGTGGAGAATTGGCCCTTGGTCAAAACCCACTTATCGCTTTCATGACATGGAATATGTATAACTATGAAGATGCTATTGTTCTTTCAGAAAAATTAGTCCGTGAAGATGCATATACTTCAATTCATATTGAAGAGTATGAATCAGAAGCACGTGATACAAAACTTGGACCTGAAGAAATCACTCGTGAGATTCCTAATGTCGGAGAAGAATCACTAAAAGATCTTGATGAATTTGGTGTTATCCGTATTGGTGCTGAAGTACGTGACGGTGACATTCTTGTTGGTAAAGTTACACCTAAGGGTGTTACTGAATTATCAGCTGAGGAACGTTTACTACACGCAATCTTTGGTGAAAAAGCTCGTGAAGTTCGTGATACTTCACTTCGTGTACCACATGGTGGTGGCGGAATTATCCAAGATGTTAAAGTATTTACACGTGAAGCCGGCGATGAATTGAATCCTGGTGTAAACATGATGGTTCGTGTTTATATTGCACAAAAACGTAAGATTCAAGTTGGTGACAAGATGTCTGGTCGTCATGGTAACAAAGGTACTGTTTCAATCGTTGTACCTCAAGAAGATATGCCATACATGCCAGACGGTACACCAGTTGATATTCTTTTGAACCCAATGGGTGTTCCATCACGTATGAATATTGGACAAGTACTTGATCTTCACTTAGGTATGGCTGCTAGAAAACTTGGTATCCACGTTGCTACACCTGTTTTCGATGGTGTTAGTGATGATGAATTATGGGACATCGTTAAAGAAGCCGATATGGATTCAGATGCTAAGTCAATTCTTTATGATGGACGTACTGGTGAACCATTTAAGAACCGTGTTGCCGTTGGTGTTATGTACTACATGAAACTAGCTCACATGGTTGATGATAAATTGCACGCTCGTTCAATCGGACCTTACTCACTAGTTACTCAACAACCACTTGGTGGTAAAGCACAATTTGGTGGTCAGAGATTTGGTGAAATGGAAGTTTGGGCTTTGGAAGCTTATGGTGCCGCTTATACACTTCAAGAAATCTTGACATACAAGTCTGATGATATCGTTGGACGTGTTAAGACATATGAAGCTATCGTTAAGGGTGAAAGTATTCCTAAGCCAGGAGTTCCTGAATCATTCCGTGTTCTTGTTAAAGAATTACAAGCTCTTGGACTTGATATGAAGGTTCTTGATAGCAGTAAAAAAGAAATTGAACTTAGAGATATGGATGATGATGACGATACTGTAAGTATTGATGCACTATCTAAATTTGCTAAGCAACAAGAACAAAAACGTGCTGAAGAAGAAGCTAAAAAGTTGGAAGCAGAAGATAACCAATCATCTGTTCAAACTAACAATTCAACAAGTACAAAATCAGAATAA